One Obesumbacterium proteus DNA window includes the following coding sequences:
- the purR gene encoding HTH-type transcriptional repressor PurR: MATIKDVAKRAGVSTTTVSHVINKTRFVAEETKTAVWEAIKELHYSPSAVARSLKVNHTKSIGLLATSSEAPYFAEVIEAVENACYSQGYTLILCNSHNNPEKQKAYLAMLAQKRVDGLLVMCSEYPENLLQTLEDYRNIPMVVMDWGTQRSDFTDAIQDNAFEGGYLAGRYLIERGHRDIGAITGQLSRNTGGGRLRGFLKALQEANIPARDEWMVEGDFEPESGYKAMHQILSQKNRPTAVFVGGDIMAMGAICAADEMGLRVPQDISVIGYDNVRNARYFSPALTTIHQPKERLGSMAFDMLLDRIVSKREDSQTIEVHPKLVERRSVADGPYLDYRR, encoded by the coding sequence ATGGCAACGATTAAAGATGTGGCAAAACGCGCGGGCGTTTCAACCACGACAGTGTCTCACGTTATTAATAAGACGCGTTTTGTCGCAGAAGAGACCAAGACCGCTGTTTGGGAAGCGATTAAAGAATTGCACTACTCCCCCAGCGCCGTCGCCCGTAGCCTGAAAGTTAACCACACCAAATCGATCGGCTTGCTGGCGACGTCCAGCGAGGCGCCCTATTTTGCTGAGGTGATTGAGGCCGTTGAAAACGCCTGTTACAGCCAAGGCTATACGCTCATTCTATGTAACTCTCACAATAATCCTGAAAAGCAAAAAGCTTATTTAGCGATGCTGGCGCAAAAACGCGTCGATGGATTGTTAGTGATGTGTTCTGAATACCCAGAGAACCTGCTGCAAACCCTTGAGGACTACCGCAATATTCCAATGGTAGTGATGGACTGGGGAACGCAACGCAGTGATTTTACGGATGCCATTCAGGATAATGCGTTCGAAGGTGGCTATTTAGCTGGTCGCTATTTAATTGAACGTGGACATCGTGATATTGGCGCGATTACCGGTCAGCTTTCTCGTAACACCGGCGGCGGTCGCCTACGTGGCTTCCTGAAAGCCCTGCAAGAAGCCAATATTCCTGCCCGCGATGAGTGGATGGTAGAAGGCGATTTCGAACCAGAATCCGGTTACAAAGCGATGCATCAGATCCTGTCGCAAAAAAATCGCCCAACCGCAGTGTTTGTGGGCGGCGACATCATGGCGATGGGCGCAATTTGCGCCGCCGATGAGATGGGCTTGCGCGTACCGCAGGATATATCGGTGATCGGTTATGATAACGTGCGCAACGCTCGCTACTTCTCGCCAGCGTTGACCACCATCCACCAGCCGAAAGAGCGTTTGGGCTCAATGGCCTTTGACATGCTCCTAGACCGTATCGTGAGCAAGCGTGAAGATTCCCAAACGATTGAAGTGCATCCAAAACTCGTGGAACGTCGCTCCGTTGCCGATGGCCCATATCTGGATTATCGCCGCTAA
- a CDS encoding YnhF family membrane protein, with product METDLKYSLMTTVAALAVIVIFSFVAALH from the coding sequence ATGGAAACCGATCTGAAATATTCTCTAATGACAACGGTCGCAGCACTGGCTGTGATTGTTATCTTTAGTTTTGTTGCTGCGCTACATTGA